The Pseudomonadota bacterium genome segment TGTCGCTCGGGCTCGCGCAGGCCGACTCCCCGAAGCAATACCAAGCGTTCGTGGGAGCGACCCTAATCGATGGGACAGGTGGAGCCTCTCGTCTCGATGCCACGGTGTTGATCGAAGACGAACATATCCGCGCGGTCGGGAACAAGTCAGAGCTCGCAATACCGAAAGACGCAAGAGTCTTCGATGTCGGTGGGAAGTGGATTGTGCCCGGATTGATCGACGCC includes the following:
- a CDS encoding amidohydrolase — protein: MSLGLAQADSPKQYQAFVGATLIDGTGGASRLDATVLIEDEHIRAVGNKSELAIPKDARVFDVGGKWIVPGLIDA